In Xenorhabdus griffiniae, the genomic window ATACTCCGCCATCCTTTCATCACGCGGACGGATAAACATCAGGGGACGATGATGGTTGATATTGGAAGAAGAGTTATCCACTTCTGCCAATGTTTGCATAACCTCTCGGAGATTTTCGAGAGCAACGGGAATATCCTGCTCACTGACAGCATCTTCCAGACAAATAACCAGCGAGCGCAGATCAGGGATCTTATTCTGTAACACAATTTCTGTAATATCCTGGCGGGTAGCTGGCATATACAGAGTGGCGCCGAGTCGATGCGGAGAAGGGGTTGGTTTCATCACACTACCTTCTTAATAATAGTTACGGCACGGTATTGACCAATGAGATCATCGACTTCCGTAATAACAACATTTTTCTGACGTGCCAAATGAACCAATAAGCCAACATCAGGATCACTCTGGGAACGCACGAGCACATGGTCTGGCACTCGTCGTAATACTGCACGAGTTGCTTCTGCAATGCCAGGTTTAATACGGTTAATACTGTCAATCTGGTATTTTTCAGCAAGACTGGAAATCACCGTTTTGCTTAATTGCCGCAACGCGGTTTTTTCCTGCGGCAACCAAACTGCTTCAGGGATAGCAACCCCATCTAATTGATTACGACAATCAGCGACAGTGTCTACTAATAAACGGCTGCACTCAAACTTGATCAGGTGATCACACTGCACACAACCGTGCAACCCTTCTTCATGCCAGATCGAACGCGATATCAATCCCGATACCGGCGCTCCCATAATACCGAAAGGAATCAACCAATCATCATCGCTGGCTGCCAGCCACGAGCAGCCACAAGGATCAGCCAATACCACCAGACGTGGAATACCTGCATAACCAACCCGCCCCGCCAAAGATCGCGACAGTTCTGTGGTAATCGCGCCTTTGCCCGTCCAGCCATCAACAAATACCACGCCATCCGTTCCATGTTTCTGCTCAATATACGATAGCGCTGTATGATCAATACCACGATCCCGAATAATGCTGATGCCATAATGATAAGAGCGTTTGCCCATTTCCCTGAGCGTTTGATGCAACATCACCCCCAAAGGAACGCCAGCCCTGACCAAACTGACCAATATAATCGGCGTATCACCAAAACGGGATACCAGAGCTTTGGCGAGCATCACAACTTCCGTCGCCAACCGAACAGCCCCTTGTCCAAGTGCTTTATCAAACAGTTCAAGGTGATAAGACGTAGGCTCTGGCTCCTGACTTAACATATCCGAATAGTGACGAGCGCCAGATTGGATCAACTGCTCCTTAATATCCACAGGTGTCATCTCAATTTGAACTGGCTTTAGCAGAAATTGAACATCATCAGAAGCATAACTCCCAGAGAAAGGGGGAAAGCTATTCATTATTTACAGCTCCAAATAAGGCAGCCATTAATGTGTCAGCAAACTGGCTTTGCTGAGGCATACCAAACCAATCACACAGTTGCATAAAACGGTGATCGCTCAGACTGTCTCCCAGGCCGATAACTGGGAAAATACCTCGCTCCGCACGAAGCCTTTGCAAAAGGTGATGAGTTGCCAGTCCCTTATCAACACACTTTGGCAGCACAGTGAGATTGTTATTGTTTTGATGGAAATAAAAGTTTTGATGAAAATGACTTTCTTGGGCCAAAGCTTCAGCCAGTATATTAAGCTGGTTCAACCTATCGTGATCGCGGTGTTTGATGATCAGGAAAACAGGTACATCCTCGTACTCATAGTCAATACGTACCCAGGCATCGATACCATAAGATGCCACCAAACGCTGGCTCAGACGTTCCAATTCACATAATTTATCCCGATATAACAACAGTTCTGGCAATAGGCACGATTGCCAAAGCTCATCAACAGCACCTTCTGGTGTGAGGATCACCGCACCGTGCGAAACAATACGCCAGGAACGGAAAGGGATCTGTACACGGCTTAACTGTTCTGTATTTCTGGCGGTGACTGGAATAACCTCGGCATGAGCCAGCAACCAATCCACTAACATAGACTGTTTTTCAGTCATATAACTGTGGGGAAAACATTTTCGATCCAACGCACCCACGCGAAAAGATATTTCTTTCAGCTTA contains:
- a CDS encoding cysteine protease StiP family protein → MNSFPPFSGSYASDDVQFLLKPVQIEMTPVDIKEQLIQSGARHYSDMLSQEPEPTSYHLELFDKALGQGAVRLATEVVMLAKALVSRFGDTPIILVSLVRAGVPLGVMLHQTLREMGKRSYHYGISIIRDRGIDHTALSYIEQKHGTDGVVFVDGWTGKGAITTELSRSLAGRVGYAGIPRLVVLADPCGCSWLAASDDDWLIPFGIMGAPVSGLISRSIWHEEGLHGCVQCDHLIKFECSRLLVDTVADCRNQLDGVAIPEAVWLPQEKTALRQLSKTVISSLAEKYQIDSINRIKPGIAEATRAVLRRVPDHVLVRSQSDPDVGLLVHLARQKNVVITEVDDLIGQYRAVTIIKKVV